A genomic stretch from Bacillus sp. N1-1 includes:
- a CDS encoding phosphatidylglycerophosphatase A has protein sequence MGQEPMDLVEKAARSKLKERGVEIKDIADLVFYLQEKYHPNLEIETCIQNVERVLSKREVQNAVLTGIQLDELTERKLLDQPLQDILMKDEGLYGVDEIIALSIVNVYGSIGFTNYGFIDKQKPGILERLNDKTTGECHTYLDDIVGAIAAAASSRLAHRAQKTE, from the coding sequence ATGGGCCAAGAACCTATGGACCTTGTAGAAAAAGCAGCGAGAAGTAAATTAAAAGAACGTGGAGTCGAGATCAAAGATATCGCAGACCTCGTCTTTTACCTTCAAGAAAAATATCACCCTAACCTTGAAATAGAAACATGTATCCAGAACGTAGAACGTGTGTTATCAAAAAGAGAAGTTCAAAATGCAGTATTAACAGGCATCCAACTTGATGAATTAACGGAGAGAAAACTACTTGATCAACCGCTCCAAGATATTTTAATGAAAGATGAAGGTTTATATGGCGTAGATGAAATTATTGCTTTATCAATCGTCAACGTGTATGGTTCGATTGGATTTACTAATTATGGCTTTATCGATAAACAAAAGCCAGGGATACTTGAACGATTAAATGATAAGACGACAGGAGAATGTCACACGTATCTTGATGATATTGTCGGTGCAATAGCTGCGGCGGCCTCAAGCCGCTTAGCACATCGAGCTCAGAAAACTGAATAA
- a CDS encoding TIGR01457 family HAD-type hydrolase, with product MKNYKGYLIDLDGTMYRGTEKIHEAVEFVKRLKEANIPYLFVTNNSSKRKEQVSEKLEAFGVPCTPDHVFTTSMATASYISHEKSDASVYVIGEEGIRDALTDEGLTLQDDHPDYVVVGIDRSITYEKFAKACIAVRNGATFISTNGDIAIPTERGLLPGNGSLTSVVSVSTETDPIFIGKPEPIIMEQALAQLGTSKEETLMVGDNYRTDILAGINAGLDTLLVHTGVTTKEHLESVEKLPTYTIQTLDEWKI from the coding sequence ATGAAAAACTATAAAGGTTATTTAATTGATCTAGATGGCACGATGTACCGTGGCACTGAAAAGATTCATGAGGCAGTTGAATTCGTGAAGCGTTTAAAGGAAGCGAATATTCCTTATTTATTTGTGACGAACAATTCATCAAAACGAAAAGAACAAGTGTCTGAGAAGCTTGAGGCATTTGGTGTTCCTTGTACGCCAGATCATGTGTTTACAACAAGCATGGCGACAGCAAGCTATATCTCACATGAGAAGAGTGATGCATCGGTGTATGTAATCGGTGAAGAAGGGATTCGTGATGCGTTAACGGATGAGGGACTAACCCTTCAAGACGATCATCCAGATTACGTTGTCGTTGGCATTGACCGCTCGATTACTTATGAAAAATTTGCTAAAGCTTGTATTGCCGTTCGAAACGGAGCTACGTTTATATCGACTAATGGCGATATTGCGATTCCAACAGAACGTGGATTGCTACCTGGTAATGGTTCATTGACTTCAGTGGTTTCTGTTTCAACAGAAACGGATCCGATTTTTATTGGAAAGCCTGAACCCATTATTATGGAACAAGCTTTGGCACAGCTCGGCACATCTAAGGAAGAGACGTTGATGGTTGGGGATAATTACCGGACAGATATTCTTGCAGGCATTAACGCAGGGTTAGATACCCTGCTTGTGCATACGGGTGTCACGACAAAAGAACACTTGGAGTCAGTAGAAAAGCTCCCAACGTATACGATCCAAACATTAGATGAGTGGAAAATATAA
- a CDS encoding DUF86 domain-containing protein: MYFVDRKKIEEQLIYFDKMIGILKESSFQTELQMLGLERLHHVFIESMIDVGNSMIDGFIMRDPGSYEDIIEILSDEKVISTDNAVRLKEVVGMRKPLMQEYVNLQHGALEQNLQKNLSALEQFPADIRKYLTQELGAVSAFLPDNHS, encoded by the coding sequence ATGTACTTTGTAGATCGTAAGAAAATTGAAGAACAGCTCATTTATTTTGATAAAATGATTGGAATATTGAAAGAAAGTTCTTTTCAGACGGAACTTCAAATGCTTGGATTAGAGAGACTTCACCATGTTTTTATTGAAAGCATGATTGATGTCGGAAACAGCATGATTGATGGTTTTATTATGCGAGATCCGGGTAGTTATGAAGATATTATTGAAATTTTGTCTGATGAAAAAGTGATTTCCACTGATAATGCCGTTCGGTTAAAAGAAGTAGTCGGCATGAGAAAACCGCTAATGCAGGAGTATGTTAACCTTCAGCATGGAGCATTGGAGCAAAACCTACAGAAAAATCTCAGTGCACTTGAGCAATTTCCTGCTGATATAAGAAAGTACTTAACGCAAGAATTGGGAGCGGTATCAGCTTTTCTTCCAGACAATCATAGTTAA
- a CDS encoding DUF3055 domain-containing protein, protein MEDERLIYDEQEATEARFVCFMGSNHRFDLCIVKSDRFYGKSLVLDIQGGKFAIIGHDDLNEPGNLEHAYSLNEEDAEELRNFLREVLSH, encoded by the coding sequence ATGGAAGATGAACGACTCATCTACGACGAACAAGAGGCCACTGAAGCCAGGTTCGTGTGCTTTATGGGAAGCAATCATCGGTTTGACCTTTGTATTGTAAAATCAGATCGCTTTTATGGAAAATCCTTAGTCCTCGATATTCAAGGAGGCAAATTTGCAATTATCGGTCACGATGATCTAAATGAGCCTGGAAACCTCGAGCATGCCTACTCTCTCAATGAGGAAGATGCCGAAGAACTTCGCAACTTCTTGAGAGAAGTTCTAAGTCACTAA
- a CDS encoding YutD family protein translates to MIKVNQHTFELMKDEREGWNEEAFLARYSEILDKYDYIVGDWGYGQLRLKGFFDDRNQKATFDTKFSTVLDYLYEYCNFGCPYFVLKKQKKENPKKQQQEA, encoded by the coding sequence AAAAGTGAATCAACATACATTTGAGTTGATGAAAGATGAAAGAGAAGGCTGGAACGAAGAAGCTTTTCTTGCTCGATATAGTGAGATTCTAGATAAATACGACTATATTGTCGGAGACTGGGGATACGGTCAGCTTAGATTAAAAGGATTTTTTGATGATCGCAATCAGAAAGCGACATTTGATACAAAATTCAGCACGGTGCTGGATTATTTATATGAATACTGCAATTTTGGCTGTCCTTACTTTGTATTAAAGAAGCAAAAGAAAGAAAATCCTAAGAAGCAACAACAAGAAGCATAA